One window of Leptotrichia sp. oral taxon 498 genomic DNA carries:
- a CDS encoding phage antirepressor: protein MYDLKVINDERFQIFSKENLGSVRTILVDNEVWVCAKDVCDILEIKNVTQAVQRLDEDERSMFNIGRQGNTNFINESGLYALIVRSDKKEAKPFRKWITSEVIPAIRKTGMYMTDDVWNSIMNEPEKIGELLINYGKVRQENENLKFTNKVQEQQIIELQPKALYYDLILQCKDLLSTTMIAKDYGMAAKGFNKMLHEFGIQYNQSGVWFLYQKYAIYGYTQTKTNAFVRSDGTPDGKPHMYWTQKGRIFLYNFLKDKGVLPIIEQEEMGA from the coding sequence ATGTACGATTTAAAAGTTATAAATGATGAAAGATTTCAAATATTCAGTAAAGAAAATTTAGGAAGTGTAAGAACAATATTGGTGGATAATGAGGTATGGGTTTGTGCAAAAGATGTTTGCGATATTTTGGAAATAAAAAATGTTACTCAAGCTGTACAGAGATTGGATGAAGATGAACGGTCTATGTTTAACATAGGTCGTCAAGGAAATACCAATTTTATTAATGAAAGTGGATTGTACGCTTTGATTGTAAGAAGCGACAAAAAGGAAGCAAAACCATTTAGAAAGTGGATAACATCAGAAGTTATTCCAGCAATAAGAAAAACAGGAATGTATATGACTGACGATGTATGGAACAGTATAATGAATGAACCTGAAAAAATAGGAGAACTTCTAATTAATTATGGAAAAGTAAGACAAGAAAATGAAAATCTTAAATTTACTAATAAAGTTCAGGAACAGCAGATAATAGAATTGCAACCGAAGGCATTATATTATGATTTGATTTTGCAATGTAAGGATTTATTAAGTACAACAATGATTGCTAAAGATTATGGAATGGCTGCAAAAGGATTTAATAAAATGTTACATGAATTTGGAATCCAATATAACCAAAGCGGAGTATGGTTTTTATATCAAAAGTATGCAATTTACGGATATACACAAACAAAAACAAATGCTTTTGTAAGAAGTGATGGAACACCTGACGGAAAACCGCATATGTATTGGACACAAAAAGGAAGAATATTCTTATACAATTTTTTAAAAGATAAAGGTGTATTACCAATAATCGAACAAGAAGAAATGGGGGCTTAA
- a CDS encoding dUTP diphosphatase, with the protein MEALKTFDVKELLRRQAMLDEKFKDKMGTEEIDPNKIRVAYIDEVGEFIHELKPKWCYWKNNFKEMDKRKTLEELSDCMHFALSLKNNKKGQDFLSETVWSEFLGGAVVLSDKIEENLIQLSNILNLEFLSIWFELVGKILENLDVSQEEFLKIHHEKWLKNMNERTKESY; encoded by the coding sequence ATGGAAGCGTTAAAAACATTTGATGTAAAAGAATTGCTAAGAAGACAGGCAATGCTGGATGAGAAATTTAAAGATAAAATGGGGACGGAAGAAATTGATCCTAACAAAATTAGAGTGGCTTATATAGATGAGGTTGGCGAATTTATTCACGAATTAAAGCCAAAATGGTGTTACTGGAAAAATAATTTTAAAGAGATGGACAAAAGAAAAACATTAGAAGAATTAAGTGATTGCATGCATTTTGCATTAAGTCTTAAAAATAATAAGAAAGGACAGGATTTCTTGAGTGAAACAGTTTGGAGCGAATTTTTAGGAGGGGCAGTTGTTCTAAGTGATAAAATAGAAGAAAATTTAATTCAATTAAGTAATATTTTAAATCTTGAATTTTTAAGTATATGGTTTGAGTTAGTCGGGAAAATATTAGAAAATTTAGATGTTTCCCAAGAAGAGTTTTTGAAAATACATCATGAGAAGTGGCTTAAGAATATGAATGAGAGAACGAAAGAAAGTTATTAA
- a CDS encoding Panacea domain-containing protein, with product MEKIINVAQYIFNEYKRVTGEIIDEMKLQKLLYFSQRETFAILNEPLFDEVFEGWKYGPVSREVRTSYTTDGINYETEDIKSESKYIINNVIQEYGALASWKLSALTHKETSWMNSRKGLKKEENGRIKIQTEDIREDAKKVRPYDYMWDMYYDEFDDYEAVV from the coding sequence ATGGAAAAAATAATAAATGTTGCTCAATATATTTTTAATGAATATAAAAGAGTGACAGGAGAAATTATTGATGAAATGAAATTGCAAAAATTATTGTATTTTTCACAAAGAGAAACATTTGCTATTTTAAATGAGCCTCTTTTTGATGAAGTGTTTGAAGGCTGGAAGTATGGACCTGTATCAAGAGAGGTACGGACTTCTTATACAACGGACGGAATAAATTATGAAACAGAAGACATAAAAAGTGAAAGTAAATACATAATAAATAATGTAATTCAGGAATACGGAGCATTAGCATCGTGGAAATTAAGTGCATTAACACACAAAGAAACTTCTTGGATGAATTCTCGAAAGGGACTTAAAAAGGAAGAAAACGGAAGGATTAAAATCCAAACCGAAGATATAAGAGAAGATGCAAAGAAAGTAAGACCTTATGACTATATGTGGGATATGTACTATGATGAATTTGATGACTATGAAGCGGTGGTTTGA
- a CDS encoding AbrB/MazE/SpoVT family DNA-binding domain-containing protein, whose product MEKRDLNISFYKAGNGTATRLTVPITWLRKLGVTPEDRTVELFFDEENNQLILKKK is encoded by the coding sequence ATGGAAAAAAGAGATTTAAATATTTCTTTTTACAAAGCTGGAAACGGAACTGCAACTAGATTGACAGTACCTATCACTTGGTTAAGAAAATTAGGGGTTACACCAGAAGACAGAACCGTTGAATTGTTTTTTGATGAAGAGAACAACCAGTTAATATTGAAAAAGAAATAA
- a CDS encoding RusA family crossover junction endodeoxyribonuclease produces the protein MIKLELSTVPPSVNTLWINKPNGRYKSKKGKIFEETARSELKKQFRRKPLDNGLKVHISLYFKDKRKRDIDNYNKAILDSMTKIIYEDDSQIEELNVKKLVGCGFNKVEIELEELK, from the coding sequence ATGATAAAATTGGAATTATCGACTGTACCACCAAGTGTAAATACACTTTGGATAAATAAACCAAATGGGAGGTATAAGTCTAAAAAGGGCAAGATATTCGAGGAAACAGCTCGTAGTGAACTTAAAAAGCAATTTAGGCGTAAACCTTTGGATAATGGTTTAAAAGTCCATATATCGCTTTATTTCAAGGATAAGAGAAAAAGAGATATAGACAACTATAATAAGGCGATTTTGGATTCAATGACTAAAATTATTTATGAAGATGATTCGCAAATTGAAGAACTTAACGTGAAAAAGTTAGTTGGCTGTGGATTTAATAAAGTAGAAATTGAACTGGAGGAGCTGAAATAG